The Changchengzhania lutea genomic sequence TGTCCGCCAATTAATTGAGCGCTTCCAGGATAGTCATAAAAAAAGGAGAAGGATTGATCTAGATCATCTTCTACATTTGTTCTATTAAAAAACCTCACTTTCACACCAATGGTTAGCCTATTCTGTGCCGCTGTGTTTTGAGACGTTGCGGTGGTTGGTGAAATTCTATATTCGGTAATCTCACCTTCGTAAACCAAGTCGCCATTAGAAGTGACCAGTGTTAAATTGGTTTGATTTTGAAGTAGATCTTCAAGGGCTAATTTAAAATCACGTTCTAAACCAGGTTCTACCAACAGTGCGTTATTTTCAAACCGATTCACTTGAAACGTTTCGGTGCCAGCAGGAATGGAAGCTCCAGTAAAAGAATAGGCCCCACATCCTAATATGGTAATTAGGGTTGATGTTATAATTAGGTATTTATATATCTTCATTTTATGACAATTCGTATTAACAAAACTTAAAATTACAAATCATATTGTTTAATCTTTCTGTACAATGTGCGTTCACTAATACCAAGTTCTGCTGCTGCTAATTTACGTTTTCCGCTATGACGCTCAAGCGATTTTTTTATTAATTCTAATTCTTTGTCGTGTAATGACAAAGTTTCTTCCTCCTCAATTTCTTCAGCAAAATGATATTTATCTTGAATATTATTAGTGCCATTGTCTTTACTATAATCATGATCTGAAAGTGCTAAAAATTCAGCTTCAGAATCTACGGCCTCTTCAAATTCAGTATCATCAGTGTCATTAGTGCCGTATATTTTTTCAATAAGCCCTTCGTGTTCTTTTTCAACCTCTCCCAAATCACCTTTTTTCATGAGTTCCATGGTGAGTTTTTTGAGATCGTTCAAATCACTTTTCATATCAAAAAGTACTTTATACAATATCTCACGCTCACTGCTAAAATCACTTTCAGATTTAGAGTCTTTTATTACCGCAGGCAAATTGGTGCCTGATGTTGGTAAATAGCCTTTTAAAGTTTCTGCCGAAATTATTCGATTTTGCTCTAATACCGATACTTGTTCTGCGATATTTCTTAACTGACGTATATTACCGCTCCAACGATGACGTAATAGAACCTGAATAGCGGGCTCTGTTAATTTTACGGTTGGCATTTTATATTTTAGTGCAAAATCACTGGCAAACTTTCTAAACAATAAATGAATATCTTCTTGCCGTTCTCTTAAGGGTGGCAGATGGATATCTACGGTACTCAACCTGTAATACAAATCTTCTCTAAAGCGTTCTTTCTTTATAGATTCGTACATATTGGCATTGGTAGCCGCTACAATACGCACATCTGTTTTTTGAACTTTACTTGAGCCTACTTTGATGAATTCGCCATTTTCTAATACGCGCAATAAACGTACTTGTGTAGTTAAGGGCAATTCTCCAACTTCATCTAAAAAAATAGTACCACCGTCCGCTACCTCAAAATACCCTTGTCTGGTTTGGGTAGCACCGGTAAATGCTCCTTTTTCATGACCAAAAAGCTCACTGTCTATAGTGCCTTCTGGGATGGCGCCACAGTTTACAGCAATATACTTATTGTGTTTTCTATGTGATAATTGATGGATTATCTTCGGAATGCTTTCCTTCCCCACGCCACTTTCGCCAGTAACCAAAACCGAAATATCTGTTGGTGCCACTTGAATGGCTTTTTCTATGGCTCGGTTTAGTGTTGGCGTGTTACCAATAATTCCAAAGCGTTGTTTTATATGTTGAACGGATTCCATGTTGTGTTATTAATTATTTTCAGATAGACTAATTGCTTCACCTATTAGGGTGGCGCTTGTGCAATTTGTTACACGTACTTGAACAAATTCTCCGATGTTATAATCTTCTTTAGGAAAAACAGCCACAATATTTTGGGCGGTTCTACCAGACCATTGTGCATCAGATTTTTTTGATTCTTTTTCAATCAGCACTTCTACGATGGTGTCTAAATATTCTTTGGTTCTAATTTCGCTGTGTATTCGTTGTAAATCGACTATCTCCTGTAATCTTCTTTTTTTAACTTCTTCAGAAACATCATCGTTCATATTGCGGCCTGCCATGGTTCCTGGGCGTTCTGAATAAGTAAACATATATCCAAAATTATACTTCACATATTCCATCAGGGACATGGTGTCATGGTGATCTGCTTCAGTTTCAGTTGGAAACCCAACAATCATATCTTGACTAATAGCACAATTGGGAATGATACGGCGGATGTTATCTATCAATGCCATGTATTCTTCACGTGTGTGCAATCTATTCATTTCTTTTAGAATTCGATTGCTGCCACTTTGCACGGGTAAATGAATATGATTGCAAATGTTATTAAACTTAGCCATGGTTTCAATAACGTCTAAGGTTAAATCCTGCGGATTAGAGGTTGAAAACCGAATGCGCATTTTGGGCTGTGCTTTGGCGCACATGGCCAGCAAATTAGAAAAATTAACTGATGTGGCTTTTTGTATGTTACTTGCTTTAACAAAGTCTTTTTTAAGACCACCACCGTACCACAAGTAGCTGTCAACATTCTGGCCCAAAAGTGTAATTTCTTTAAACCCGCGATTCCACAAATCATTTACTTCCTCAATAATACTTTGAGGGTCTCTACTGCGTTCGCGCCCTCGTGTAAACGGCACCACGCAAAAGGTGCACATATTATCGCAACCCCGCGTAATGGAAACAAATGCCGTGACGCCATTGGTGTTTAAGCGCACAGGAGCAATGTCACCGTAAGTTTCGTCCTTTGAAAGCATGACATTAATAGCGTCTCTGCCTTCATCAACTTCAGCTAGTAAATTGGGCAAATCTTTATAGGCATCAGGACCAACGACTAGATCTACAATTTTTTCTTCTTCTAGAAATTTTGTTTTTAGGCGCTCTGCCATACAGCCTAAAACACCAACCTTCATTTTTGGGTTGCTATCGCGCTTAACAGCATTGTATTTTTCCAAGCGTTTTCTAACCGTTTGTTCTGCCTTATCCCGAATAGAGCAGGTGTTTACCAAAACCAAATCGGCATCTTCTAAGTTTTTAGTGGTGTTATAACCTTCATTGGCCAATATGGATGCGACTATTTCGCTGTCGCTAAAATTCATAGCACAACCATAGCTTTCTATAAAAAGCTTCCTGTTATTGTCTTTTTTATTTTCGAGAGTAAGTGTTTCTCCTTGCTTGTTTTCGTCTATAATTTTCTCCATATCTACTCATAATTGATGGTAACTAAAAATTCTATCTACCCATCAATAAGCAAGTGCAAAGATACAATTAATTTGTGTTTTTGTGACAAAGTGGCAGTTAAATTTAATGCTTAATATGCGCAACCAAAATGCGTTTTAAGTATCTAATAATAAACTAAGATTTTAAAAGATGAAGCCAATTAAAAAATTTTTCTTCGTAGTTTCTGTATTATTTTGCTTTATGAATATGCAGTGTGAGGATGATGATATAAATATAGATTCAAATAATTTATTAATAGGCAATTGGATAGACCCAATCTATGATGGTGAACAAACTAGCTTTAGGAGAGCAACAACACTTCCTGATGAAGATTACGGAATTTTATTCAAGGAAAACAGAGATTTTGTCGAGCGTTCTTCAGGCTGGTGTGGAACGCCGCCCTTAATTTTTTCTGATTATAATGGAAAATGGCAGTTAGATAATACACTTATAACACTATCTAAAGAGCAATTTCCTAGTAACTATGCTTGGCGTATCGTCTCACTTACCGAAAACGAATTAGTTGTAAAAAGGGAGTTAACGGAACAGGAACAGGATCATCGAGAATTAATGATTTTGTTTAATGAATTTCAAGAGCTTGCAAGTCGTTTTTCTTGCACCAACGCTAGTGACTGGGCTTTTACTGCTTATGGCTCTAAAGCTTGTGGAGGCCCGCAAGGATATATTGCGTATTCAACACATATAGATACAGCAATTTTTTTACAAAAAGTTGATGCGTATACTCAAGCAGAAAATGAATATAATGTTAAATGGGGAATTGTTTCTACGTGTGACATTCAAAATCCACCCAAAAGCATTGCATGTCAAAATGGATTTCCGATTCTAAAGTACTAATTTTAAAGGTGACTTATAAAGTAACTACATATAACCTCTAACTAAAACATTTTTTACATATGAAATTTAAATATCTTTTTTTGTCCTTAGTTTTTATAATGGCTTTGTCTTGTGATAAAAATGACGATTCCAATTATGAATTTGTTCAAGTGGCCGTCCCACAATTGATGAGTAAAACGACTTTTAGGAATTCAGTAGAGGTTACAGTACCCACAAACATTGAAAAAGCCGGCAAAATATACGCTTATAAAAATTATATTTTTGTAAGTGATGTCAATAAGGGTGTGCATATTATTGATAACACGAATCCTAAATTACCAAATGCTATTAAGTTCATTAAGATTCCCGGTAATGAAGACATTTCTATTAAAGACAATTTTTTATATGCAGATAGTGCTACAGATTTGTTGGTTTTTGATATTTCGGATATCAATTCGGTGTCTTTAGTACAGCGGTTAGAAGATGTGTTTAATATTTATAATTTCAATATCCCTATTGAAGCAGAATATGTTGATTATGATAAAATTAATTTTGAAACCGATATTGTTTTAGGTTGGACGCTAACTACAGAAAGACGTGAAAAAATGGATGAACGTTTCATGGATATTGCTTTAAACAATTCAAATGAGTCTGCTATGGGAATTGGGGGCTCTTTGGCGCGTTTTCAAATAGTAGACAACTATTTGTATACCGTAGGAAACTATCAAATGGGGATATTTAATATTCAGAATTTAGCTGAACCCCTACTTGAAAACACGCAATATGCGGGTTGGAATATAGAAACGATGTTTCAGGCAGATGATTATTTATATCTAGGAAGTACCAATGGTATGTATATTTATGATTTGGTCAATCCATCGTTGCCAGAATATGTTTCAGAATTTACCCACTGGGAAGGCTGTGACCCTGTAGTTGTAGATGGAAATTATGCGTATGTCACTTTGCGTGGTGGTAATGCTTGCGGACAATTAGAAAGCGTACTTGAAATTATAGATATTACCGATAAAACAAATCCAACATTAGCAAAAAGATACAATCTTGATAATCCTTATGGATTAGGTGTTAAAGATAATATGCTTTTTATTTGTGATGGTACTTCTGGTTTAAAAATCTTTGATAGAATGACTCCATTTGACTTAAAACTTATGCAACAATTTAAAAACATACAAGCAAAAGATGTGATTCCGTTAGAAAATACTTTGCTCATGATAGGGGAAAACACTTTATATCAATACAGTTATGTGAATAATGGAATAGCTCTTATAAGTACTTATTTATTGAAATAATATAGCAAAACTGTATAACAAAAAATCCTGCATTTATGCAGGATTTTTTGTTTAACCCGTTTTATGTATTAGAACGTCATGATGAATCTTCCAGATACAATAAAATATAACATTTTCTAAGTTTTAGCATAGTACCGCGGCATAAAAAAATAACAAAATATGGGCGAATTTCAGCCATTTTTTAGGAAATAGAAAAAGTTAAGATGAGCTCTTAATTAAAAAAAATTATCTTTAATCTCTTTAATATTACAATTAACAACCAAACCATCGCAAAATGAATACCATAAACAGACTGTTAGAAAAGATTGAAAGTGCCAAAGATTTAGATTTTGGAACCATTTTAAATGAGTGTATAGAGTTATTTAAAAAAACATGGCTACAAGGTTTTCTCTTGCAAGTGTTCACGGTAATAGTGATGTTGCCCTTAATCATTGTGGTTTATATTCCTTTTGTAGGGCTTATTATTGCACAACAAGAGAGTGGTTACGGAAATACAGAGGCGTTTGATAATTTTTTTGCAGGAATGTCCGTGCTTTATATCTTGCTTGTTATTGTAGGCGTTTTTGTATTAGGCTCTATATCATTGGCCTTGCATGCTGGCTTTTATAGAATTATGAAAAAGGTTGATTTTAATGAAGACGTGACGACTAACGATTTTTTCTATTTTATAAAAGGTCAATATTTAAGCAAGGCTTTACTCTTGTTATTGGTTACTATCTTAATTTCCATCCCCGCCGTATTATTATGTTATGTTCCTGTGCTTTATGTCATGGTGCCTTTTTCTTATTTTACAGTGATTTTTGCATTTAACCCAGAATTAAGTGTCGGTGAAATTGTGAAGGCAGGTTTTAAAATAGGAAATAAAAAATGGTTAATTTCATTTGGGTTAATCATTTTAACATCTTTAATGGCACAAATTGTTGGCTTCCTGCTTTGTGGTATAGGCATGTTACTTACTGCTGCCTTTGTTTACCATCCCACCTATTTAATTTATAAACATGTGGTTGGTTTTAAAGAGAATAGTAATGATTACATTGTTGAAGCGCCAATAGAATAAATTGCTTAATTTGATTTATAAGAACCCGCATGTTTTTATTAATATGCGGGTTTTATTAGGCATCAATATAACAGATAATCTGTAAAATTAGGCAGATAAACTTTTTTTCATATACATTTGTAGCTTCAAAAAATCAAGTATGGCAAAGAATTTAGTGATTGTTGAGTCACCTGCAAAAGCGAAAACTATTGAAAAGTTTTTAGGAAAGGATTTTAAAGTAGAATCTAGTTTTGGACATATCTCAGATTTACCTTCAAAGGAATTAGGGGTAGATGTAGAAGGTGATTTTCAGCCAACCTATGAAGTTTCAAAAGATAAAAAAGCAGTTGTAAAAAAGCTTAAGGATCTGGCTAAAAAGGCAGACTGGGTTTGGTTAGCAAGTGATGAAGATAGAGAAGGAGAGGCTATTGCGTGGCATTTGGCTGAGACTTTAAAACTTGATAAGGACAAAACAAAACGTATTGTTTTTCACGAAATCACAAAAACGGCCATTCAAAAAGCGATTGATAATCCAAGAGGGATTGATTACGACCTGGTAGATGCACAACAGGCACGTCGTGTCCTGGATAGAATTGTGGGTTACGAGTTGTCCCCAGTACTTTGGCGAAAAGTGAAAGGTGGTCTATCGGCAGGAAGAGTGCAATCGGTTTCTGTAAGGTTGATTGTTGAAAAGGAAAGAGATATTCAAGAGTTTACCCCTGTGGCGTCCTATAGAATAGATGCTGAGTTTTCCAACGAAGATGGGCAAACATTTAAAGCGAAACTTCCAAAGAATTTTTCAACTAAGGAAGAGGCCAAAAAATTCTTAGAAAAGAATGCTCCAGCAGATTTCAAGGTTTCAGATTTACAAAAGAAACCAGCTAAAAAATCACCTGCAGCGCCCTTTACAACATCCACATTACAACAAGAAGCATCCCGAAAGTTATATTTTTCAGTAAGTAAAACCATGAATATGGCGCAGCGCCTATACGAAGCTGGTTTAATAACTTATATGAGAACAGATAGTGTCAATTTATCTGATGAGGCCAGAAAAGGTGCAGAGGCAGAAATTAAAGATGCTTTCGGATCGAAATATAGTAAACCAAGAAATTACAAAGGGAAATCTAAAGGCGCACAAGAAGCGCATGAGGCCATCCGTCCTACAAATTTTACGACCCATTCTGTAAATATAGATCGAGATCAAGCGCGTTTGTATGATTTAATTTGGAAACGGTCGATTGCCTCCCAAATGAGTGAAGCGGAGTTGGAACGTACCAATGTTAAAATTGAGGCGTCAACACATAAGGAAACATTTACTGCCAACGGGGAAGTCATCACTTTTGATGGGTTTTTAAAAGTGTATTTAGAAGGTACGGATGATGAAGATGTTGAGCAAGAAGGGATGTTGCCAGCAATGAGAACTAACGAAGTTCTTCTTAATAATTACATCACCGCGACTGAGCGTTACACGAGACCGCCAGCGCGCTACACGGAAGCATCTCTCGTTAAAAAGTTGGAAGAATTAGGTATTGGACGTCCTTCTACTTACGCGCCAACTATTTCTACTATACAAAATAGAAATTATGTAGAAAAAGGCACTGTTGATGGGGTTGAGCGTGACTATGCACAACTCACTTTGAAAAACGGGAAGGTGAATGATAAAATGTTATCTGAAAAAGTAGGTTCAGATAAGGGAAAATTGGTGCCCACTGATATTGGGATGATTGTTACAGACTTTTTAGTCAATCATTTTGAAACCATTTTAGATTATAATTTTACAGCGAAAGTAGAGGCTGATTTTGATGAGATAGCAGAAGGAAAGGAAGATTGGAGAAAAATGATGAAATCGTTTTATAAAGACTTTCATCCAATCGTTGAAGACGTAAAGGAAAATGCCGATAGAGAATCTGGAGAGCGCATTTTAGGAAAAGATCCAAAAACGGGAAAACAAGTCAGTGTCCGTTTAGGTAAATTTGGTCCCATGGTGCAAATTGGTACTGTGGATGATGAGGAAAAACCTCAATTTGCTAGCTTGAGTCCAGATCAGCAATTAAATACCATTACGTACGATGAAGCCATGGATCTGTTTCAACTTCCGAAAAATTTAGGAACTTTTGAAGATAAAGACGTAGAGGTGAACAATGGTCGTTTTGGACCTTACGTTAAATTTGGCGATGCTTTTGTATCATTACCAAGAGGCACCGATCCTTTAAGTGTGGAGTTGGACGATGCGATTGTTTTAATTAAAGAGAAACAAAAAGCAGATGCCCCAATATATATGTATCAAGATTTACCAGTCCAAAAAGGTAAGGGCCGTTTTGGGCCATTTATTAAATGGAACAATATGTTCATTAACGTGAACAAAAAATATGACTGGGATAACTTATCTGATGAAGATATTGTTGAATTGATTGAGACCAAGATCCAAAAGGAAATAGACAAGGTGATCCATAACTGGGAAAATGAAGGTATTCGGGTTGAAAAAGCCCGTTGGGGCAGACATAATGTGCTTAAAGGAAAGATAAAAGTAGAATTGCCCAAAACAGTTGATGTTTCCGATATGACTTTAGAAGAGGCCAAAGCTTTAATTGAAGCTAAAGCACCAAAGAAAAAAGCCGCCAAGAAAAAGGTTACCAAAAAGAAAGCGACCACAAAAAAGAAGTAACCTGAATAACAATAAGTTAACGATTTCGTGAAATAGAAATAGTCAAATTATTAATATGATTACGATACGTCATAATTTTTATGTTAACCTTATATAAAATTTCATTTATTCTATTGATATTTGCGTAAAATATAAAACCAAGAAAATAGAAAAATAAGCATTCCCTCAATGAACTTTAATTTTCTTTCACCAGTTTCAGATTTGATATTGGCTCATAATCAATTACTTCCATTGCAAGCACTGGGGAGAAAACTCCGCATTCATTCTGCGCAAAACGGAATTCCAGATTTAGATGATGTTCAGGTGGCCATTCTTGGGGTAATAGAAAACCGAAATGATGTTAATTATATTGGAGAAAAGTTTCAATTAAATGAGATTAGAAAATCATTTTATAGTCTTTATCCAGGAAGTTGGAATACCACTGTAGCAGATTTAGGAGATATAAATAGCGGAGAGAGTGTTGAAGATACTTACTTTGCCTTAAAAACAACCATCTCAATTTTATTAAAAAAGCATATCATTCCTGTAATTTTGGGTGGCAGTCAAGATTTAACCTATGCCAATTATAGAGCGTATGACGATGTTATCCCCATGGTTAATATTGTGAATGTGGATTGCAAGTTCGATTTAGGAGATTCCGCCAAGCCTATAAAGAACAATAGTTTCGTAGGGAAAATCATTTTAGACCAACCTTATAACCTATTCAACTATGCCACTATAGGGTATCAAACGTATTTTAATTCGCAGGAAGAAATCGATTTAATGGACAGTTTGTATTTTGAATCCTATAGACTTGGTCAAGTATCCAAAGACATTACTATTGTTGAGCCCGTAATTAGGGATGCCAATCTTGTGAGTATTGATTTAAGTGCTGTAAGAAGTTCAGAATTAAGTTTAAATCAGAAATATTCACCTAATGGCTTAAATGGAAAAGAAATTTGTGCCGTTTCACGCTATGCAGGTATAAGTAACAAGGTGACCTCTTTTGGAATATATGAATATAAGCCTTCAAAAGATGATGAAATTACATCGATGTTAGTATCGCAAATGCTGTGGTATTTTATAGAAGGTGTTAATTATAGGGTGCAGGATGATGATTTTAGCGATGACAGATACTATCAAAAATTCATCACTTTGGTTGATTCTCAAGAATTAATCTTTTATAAAAGTAATAAAACGGGACGATGGTGGATTGAAATCCCTTTTTTAAAAGAAGTCAATAATAAATTGAAGAGACATACGTTATTACCTTGCATGCATCAAGATTATCTGGATGCTTGTAATAATAAGCTGCCAGAGCGCTGGTATAAAGCGTTTCAAAAGAATAGCATATAGTAGTAATAAACGGACAAATATGTGAATTTCATCGATGAAATGTGAATTTTTCACGATGAAATGTAGATTTTTTGTTCAAATAGTTGTTTTTTTAAAAATATATAAATATGTTTACGCTCTCGAAATTGAAGCTTAAATAATTAACCTCGAGTTTTCTATGGATATGAAGAAGTTTATATTATTAACCGCAGTAGTAGCATTACTGGCAAGTTGTAGCTCAAGTGATAAGGGCGAGCTAGTAGGTGTTAAAGGAAAAAAATGGCATCCAGAAAAGCCATATGGTATGGAACTTATACCAGGAGGGGCTTTTATAATGGGAAAAGCCGATGACGATTTAGCAGGCATCCATGATGCTCCTGCAAAAACGGTGACCGTGAGAGCGTTCTATATGGATGCGACCGAAATTACCAATAGTGAGTATCGTCAATTTATAAATTGGGTAAGAGATTCCATAGTACGAACTAAACTTGCTATACTAGCAGATGAAGTTGGTAAAATACCTGAAGATGGTGGTATTGGTGAATTCGCATTTAAGGATGCCGATACAGCTAATATGAGTGTTTACGAAAAATACATGTTCGAAAACTATACGGGATTAGGTCCAACAGGATATGAAGGCAGAAAATTAAATAAGGATATTGATTTAATTTTTGATATTAATGATTACCCAGATGAATGGTATACCGAGGTTATGGATACCATGTATTTACCTTTAGAAGAGTCATATAATGGTCAACGCACTTGGGATGTTAAAAAATTCCAATTTCAGTATACCTATATGGACATTCAAAAAGCTGCTAAAAACAGAGATTTACAACGAAAGGATGTAATTATAAAAGAGCAGGTAGAAATCTATCCAGATACAACTGCTTGGATCAGGGATTTTGCGTATTCTTATAATGAGCCTATGCACAATGATTATTTTTGGCATGATGCGTATGGAGACTATCCAGTAGTAGGTGTTACTTGGAAGCAAGCTAAAGCATTCTGCCAATGGAGAACGCTATATAAAAATTCACATCAAAAGTCTAGAGGTGCTCAAATGGTAAATTCATTTAGATTACCATCTGAAGCAGAATGGGAGTATGCAGCTCGTGGAGGTTTGCAAGCCGCAACCTATCCATGGGGTGGTCCTTACACTAAAAGTGATAGAGGCTGTTTTATGGCAAACTTTAAACCTGTAAGAGGGGATTATGCAGCAGATCAAGCATTATATACCGTTGAAGCAAAATCGTATGAGCCTAATGATTATAATCTTTATAATATGGCTGGTAATGTTTCAGAATGGGTAAATGCATCGTACGACCCATCGTCTTACGAATATATTTCAACTGTAAATCCAAGTGTAAATGACAACAATAACCAACGTAAAGTAGTTAGAGGTGGTTCTTGGAAAGATGTGGCTTATTATTTACAAGTAAGTTCAAGAGATTATGAGTATGCTGATTCAGCAAGAAGTTATATAGGATTCAGAACAGTGCAAGATTACATGGGGACACAAGGTACTAACGGCGCTGGAAATTAAATAGAACAAATCAAATCGAAATTAAAATTAACACTATTAATTAACCTACTTAAGTATTCGTACTTAACATTAAAAATCGAAAATTATGGCAAAGTCAAAAGCGAGTAAAAAGTTTATGAATATGGCTTACGGATTAGGAGCATCCATTGTAATTATTGGCGCACTATTCAAAATTATTCACTTTGAAATTGGACCTTTAACAGGTAACGTGATGTTAACTATTGGTCTTGTAACCGAAGCAATTATTTTTGCATTATCTGCATTCGAGCCCGTTGATGACGAGTTGGATTGGGCATTAGTTTATCCAGAATTAGCTGATGGAGCATCTGGTAAAAAAGAAAAAGAGAATCCTCAAGGCATATTATCTAAGAAGTTAGACGAAATGTTAAAAGACGCTAAAATTGATGGCGAACTAATGGCAAGTTTAGGCGATAGTATCAAAAACTTTGAAGGTGCCGCAAAAAATATGTCTTCTACAGTAGATTCAATTGAAGCTACTAAGAAGTACGGTGAAGAATTATCATTGGCCGCAGCACAAATGGAATCATTGAACAGCTTGTATAAAGTACAATTAGAAAGTGTAAACAAACAAGCCACCATTAATGAGGAATCTATTGAAAACGCAGCTAAATTAAAAGAGCAAATGCAATCTTTAGCATCTAATTTATCATCATTAAATGGTGTGTATGGCGGTATGCTTTCTGCAATGAACAAAAACTAATTAGGGGTTAATCCCAATTTAATATTAACTAAAAACCTAATTAGAAATGGCAGGAGGAAATTTATCACCACGACAGAAAATGATTAACTTGATGTATTTAATATTTATAGCGATGCTAGCTTTAAATATGTCAAAAGAAGTGCTTTCAGCATTTGGATTAATGAATGAAAAATTAGTTGAATCTAACGAAGCTACTACGTCACGTAATGAAAGTTTTATGGCGGGCCTAGAGCAAAAAGCGGTAGATCAACCAGAAAAATACGTGC encodes the following:
- the miaB gene encoding tRNA (N6-isopentenyl adenosine(37)-C2)-methylthiotransferase MiaB, producing the protein MEKIIDENKQGETLTLENKKDNNRKLFIESYGCAMNFSDSEIVASILANEGYNTTKNLEDADLVLVNTCSIRDKAEQTVRKRLEKYNAVKRDSNPKMKVGVLGCMAERLKTKFLEEEKIVDLVVGPDAYKDLPNLLAEVDEGRDAINVMLSKDETYGDIAPVRLNTNGVTAFVSITRGCDNMCTFCVVPFTRGRERSRDPQSIIEEVNDLWNRGFKEITLLGQNVDSYLWYGGGLKKDFVKASNIQKATSVNFSNLLAMCAKAQPKMRIRFSTSNPQDLTLDVIETMAKFNNICNHIHLPVQSGSNRILKEMNRLHTREEYMALIDNIRRIIPNCAISQDMIVGFPTETEADHHDTMSLMEYVKYNFGYMFTYSERPGTMAGRNMNDDVSEEVKKRRLQEIVDLQRIHSEIRTKEYLDTIVEVLIEKESKKSDAQWSGRTAQNIVAVFPKEDYNIGEFVQVRVTNCTSATLIGEAISLSENN
- a CDS encoding lipocalin family protein, with amino-acid sequence MKPIKKFFFVVSVLFCFMNMQCEDDDINIDSNNLLIGNWIDPIYDGEQTSFRRATTLPDEDYGILFKENRDFVERSSGWCGTPPLIFSDYNGKWQLDNTLITLSKEQFPSNYAWRIVSLTENELVVKRELTEQEQDHRELMILFNEFQELASRFSCTNASDWAFTAYGSKACGGPQGYIAYSTHIDTAIFLQKVDAYTQAENEYNVKWGIVSTCDIQNPPKSIACQNGFPILKY
- a CDS encoding sigma-54 interaction domain-containing protein; translated protein: MESVQHIKQRFGIIGNTPTLNRAIEKAIQVAPTDISVLVTGESGVGKESIPKIIHQLSHRKHNKYIAVNCGAIPEGTIDSELFGHEKGAFTGATQTRQGYFEVADGGTIFLDEVGELPLTTQVRLLRVLENGEFIKVGSSKVQKTDVRIVAATNANMYESIKKERFREDLYYRLSTVDIHLPPLRERQEDIHLLFRKFASDFALKYKMPTVKLTEPAIQVLLRHRWSGNIRQLRNIAEQVSVLEQNRIISAETLKGYLPTSGTNLPAVIKDSKSESDFSSEREILYKVLFDMKSDLNDLKKLTMELMKKGDLGEVEKEHEGLIEKIYGTNDTDDTEFEEAVDSEAEFLALSDHDYSKDNGTNNIQDKYHFAEEIEEEETLSLHDKELELIKKSLERHSGKRKLAAAELGISERTLYRKIKQYDL
- a CDS encoding LVIVD repeat-containing protein, translating into MKFKYLFLSLVFIMALSCDKNDDSNYEFVQVAVPQLMSKTTFRNSVEVTVPTNIEKAGKIYAYKNYIFVSDVNKGVHIIDNTNPKLPNAIKFIKIPGNEDISIKDNFLYADSATDLLVFDISDINSVSLVQRLEDVFNIYNFNIPIEAEYVDYDKINFETDIVLGWTLTTERREKMDERFMDIALNNSNESAMGIGGSLARFQIVDNYLYTVGNYQMGIFNIQNLAEPLLENTQYAGWNIETMFQADDYLYLGSTNGMYIYDLVNPSLPEYVSEFTHWEGCDPVVVDGNYAYVTLRGGNACGQLESVLEIIDITDKTNPTLAKRYNLDNPYGLGVKDNMLFICDGTSGLKIFDRMTPFDLKLMQQFKNIQAKDVIPLENTLLMIGENTLYQYSYVNNGIALISTYLLK
- the topA gene encoding type I DNA topoisomerase; the encoded protein is MAKNLVIVESPAKAKTIEKFLGKDFKVESSFGHISDLPSKELGVDVEGDFQPTYEVSKDKKAVVKKLKDLAKKADWVWLASDEDREGEAIAWHLAETLKLDKDKTKRIVFHEITKTAIQKAIDNPRGIDYDLVDAQQARRVLDRIVGYELSPVLWRKVKGGLSAGRVQSVSVRLIVEKERDIQEFTPVASYRIDAEFSNEDGQTFKAKLPKNFSTKEEAKKFLEKNAPADFKVSDLQKKPAKKSPAAPFTTSTLQQEASRKLYFSVSKTMNMAQRLYEAGLITYMRTDSVNLSDEARKGAEAEIKDAFGSKYSKPRNYKGKSKGAQEAHEAIRPTNFTTHSVNIDRDQARLYDLIWKRSIASQMSEAELERTNVKIEASTHKETFTANGEVITFDGFLKVYLEGTDDEDVEQEGMLPAMRTNEVLLNNYITATERYTRPPARYTEASLVKKLEELGIGRPSTYAPTISTIQNRNYVEKGTVDGVERDYAQLTLKNGKVNDKMLSEKVGSDKGKLVPTDIGMIVTDFLVNHFETILDYNFTAKVEADFDEIAEGKEDWRKMMKSFYKDFHPIVEDVKENADRESGERILGKDPKTGKQVSVRLGKFGPMVQIGTVDDEEKPQFASLSPDQQLNTITYDEAMDLFQLPKNLGTFEDKDVEVNNGRFGPYVKFGDAFVSLPRGTDPLSVELDDAIVLIKEKQKADAPIYMYQDLPVQKGKGRFGPFIKWNNMFINVNKKYDWDNLSDEDIVELIETKIQKEIDKVIHNWENEGIRVEKARWGRHNVLKGKIKVELPKTVDVSDMTLEEAKALIEAKAPKKKAAKKKVTKKKATTKKK
- a CDS encoding LptE family protein, with the protein product MKIYKYLIITSTLITILGCGAYSFTGASIPAGTETFQVNRFENNALLVEPGLERDFKLALEDLLQNQTNLTLVTSNGDLVYEGEITEYRISPTTATSQNTAAQNRLTIGVKVRFFNRTNVEDDLDQSFSFFYDYPGSAQLIGGQKDTAHEEIFERITQDIFNATLAKW